A single region of the Anser cygnoides isolate HZ-2024a breed goose chromosome W, Taihu_goose_T2T_genome, whole genome shotgun sequence genome encodes:
- the LOC136788687 gene encoding barrier-to-autointegration factor, protein MSSTSQKHRDFVAEPMGEKPVGTLAGIGDVLGKKLEEKGFDKAYVVLGQFLVLKKDEELFREWLRDACGANAKQCRDCSGCLREWCDAFL, encoded by the exons ATGTCCTCGACGTCGCAGAAGCACCGCGACTTCGTGGCCGAGCCGATGGGCGAGAAGCCGGTGGGGACGCTGGCCGGCATCGGGGACGTGCTGGGCAagaagctggaggagaagggcttcgacaag GCGTACGTGGTGCTGGGGCAGTTCCTGGTGCTGAAGAAGGACGAGGAGCTGTTCCGCGAGTGGCTGCGCGACGCCTGCGGGGCCAACGCCAAGCAGTGCCGGGACTGCTCGGGGTGCCTGCGCGAGTGGTGCGACGCCTTCCTCTGA
- the LOC136788686 gene encoding heterogeneous nuclear ribonucleoprotein U-like protein 2: protein MDVKRLKVTELRAELGRRGLDSRGLKVELAQRLQEALDAEMLAAGPEESGGGGGGGAAAAACGGEAGPPPAGPASHRPGGPEEEEEEEEEEDEEEEDEEEEEDEEALLADEEAAEAPGEAEAAPAGPPEVEEEEEEEAEEAAAPPEEPQQQPQQQQPQEPAAAEEPQPEGPEGSGVNGAERPPEEAPSGDEAAAAEAKEEEAAQAADEEDKAKPAGSDGERRGVKRQRDEKDEHGRAYYEFREEAYNSRSKSPPPPEEEPREGEDDESAVILDTYTSDLHFRATKDRYGGQPLFFEKFPALWAGARSTHGVTKGRVCFEAKVTQHLPVKEGSSEVPLFRVGWSVDFSHSQLGEDEFSYGYDSRGLKVASGRFEAFGQPFGESDVIGCYADFEGAEVVELSFAKNGEALGPAFGVPKAALGGRALLPHVLCKGCAVELNFGQKAEPLCPGPDGFVFIHALPPEERVRTPLPPKTTEECEVLLMVGLPGSGKTQWAQKHSEENRDKRYNILGTELVLHQLRTKGPEEEELDAKSRDLLIQQAAQCLSKLVQIAPRAKRNFILDQCNVYNSGQRRKLLAFKGFCRKVVVVVPTEDDWKKRLELRKEAEGEDVPDSVMLEMKANYSLPEKNDYLDEVLYGELPKEEAQPLVTKYKEEARKLLPPSEKRANRRNNRNKRNRQNRNRGQGYVGGQRRGYDNRVYGQQQYWGQPGNRGGYRNFYDRYRGDYDRFYGRDYEYNRYRDYYRQYNREWQNYYQDRDRYYRNYYGYQGYR, encoded by the exons atggaCGTGAAGCGGCTGAAGGTGACCGAGCTGCGGGCCGAGCTGGGCCGCCGCGGCCTGGACTCGCGCGGCCTGAAGGTGGAGCTGGCgcagcggctgcaggaggcCCTGGACGCCGAGATGTTGGCGGCGGGGCCCGAGGAgagcggaggcggcggcggcggcggggctgcggcggcggccTGCGGAGGGGaagcggggccgccgccggcggggccggccTCGCACCGGCCCGGAggccccgaggaggaggaggaggaggaggaagaggaagacgaggaagaggaggacgaggaggaggaggaggacgaggaagCGCTGCTGGCCGACGAGGAAGCCGCCGAGGCTCCCGGTGAGGCGGAGGCGGCCCCGGCCGGCCCCccggaggtggaggaggaggaggaggaggaggcggaggaggccgcggcccccccggaggagccccagcagcagccccagcagcagcagccccaggagccggCGGCGGCCGAGGAGCCGCAGCCCGAAGGCCCCGAGGGCAGCGGCGTGAACGGCGCCGAGCGGCCGCCCGAGGAAGCCCCCAGCGGGGAcgaggccgccgccgccgaggccaaggaggaggaggccgccCAGGCCG CGGACGAGGAGGACAAGGCGAAGCCGGCGGGCTCGGACGGGGAGCGGCGCGGCGTCAAGCGGCAGCGGGACGAGAAGGACGAGCACGGGCGCGCCTACTACGAGTTCCGCGAGGAGGCCTACAACAGCCG CTCCAagtcgccgccgccgccggaggAGGAGCCGAGAGAAGGGGAGGACGATGAGAGCGCCGTCATCCTGGACACGT ACACCTCGGACCTGCACTTCCGCGCCACGAAGGACCGCTACGGGGGGCAGCCGCTCTTCTTCGAGAAGTTCCCGGCCCTCTGGGCCGGAGCGCGGAGCACGCACGGCGTCACCAAGGGCAGGGTCTGCTTCGAGGCCAAG GTGACGCAGCACCTCCCGGTGAAGGAGGGCAGCTCCGAGGTGCCGCTCTTCCGCGTCGGCTGGTCCGTCGACTTCTCCCACTCGCAGCTGG GGGAGGACGAGTTCTCCTACGGCTACGACAGCCGGGGGCTGAAGGTGGCGAGCGGGCGCTTCGAGGCCTTCGGGCAGCCCTTCGGCGAGAGCGACGTCATCGGCTGCTACGCG GACTTCGAGGGCGCCGAGGTGGTGGAGCTGTCCTTCGCCAAGAACGGCGAGGCGCTGGGGCCGGCTTTCGGGGTGCCCAAGGCGGCGCTggggggccgggcgctgctgcCCCACGTGCTGTGCAAGGGCTGCGCCGTCGAGCTCAACTTCGGGCAGAAGGCCGAGCCCCTCTGCCCCGGCCCCGACGGCTTCGTCTTCATCCACGCCCTGCCCCCCGAGGAGCGCGTCcgcaccccgctgccccccaaaACCACGGAGGAGTGCGAG gtgctgctgatGGTGGGGCTGCCGGGCTCGGGGAAGACCCAGTGGGCGCAGAAGCACAGCGAGGAGAACCGGGACAAGCGCTACAACATCCTGGGGACCGAGCTGGTCCTGCACCAGCTGCGG ACGAAGggccccgaggaggaggagctggacGCCAAGAGCAGGGACCTGTTAATCCAGCAAGCTGCTCAGTGCCTTAGCAAGCTGGTTCAGATCGCTCCCAGGGCCAAGAGGAACTTCATCCTCGACCAG TGCAACGTCTACAACTCGGGGCAGCGGCGGAAGCTGCTGGCCTTCAAGGGCTTCTGCCGCAAGGTGGTGGTCGTCGTGCCCACCGAGGACGACTGGAAGAAGAGGCTGGAGCTGCGCAAGGAGGCCGAGGGCGAGGACGTCCCCGACTCCGTCATGCTGGAGATGAAAG CCAACTACTCGCTGCCGGAGAAGAACGACTACCTGGACGAGGTGCTGTACGGCGAGCTGCCCAAGGAGGAGGCCCAGCCCCTGGTCACCAAGTACAAGGAGGAGGCCAGGAAGCTGCTGCCCCCCTCCGAGAAGCGCGCCAACCGCCGCAACAACCGCAACAAGCGCAACCGCCAGAACCGCAACCGCGGCCAGGGCTACG tggGTGGCCAGCGCCGGGGCTACGACAATCGCGTCTACGGGCAGCAGCAGTACTGGGGGCAGCCTGGAAACCGAGGG GGTTACCGCAACTTCTACGACCGCTACCGAGGGGACTACGACAGGTTCTACGGCCGCGACTACGAGTACAACAGATACCGGGACTACTACCGGCAGTACAACCGGGAG TGGCAGAACTACTACCAGGACAGAGACCGATACTACAGGAACTACTACGGCTACCAGGGCTACCGGTGA
- the LOC136788764 gene encoding guanine nucleotide-binding protein G(I)/G(S)/G(O) subunit gamma-3 produces MKGETPVNSTMSIGQARKLVEQLKIEASMCRIKVSKAAAELMSYCDAHACEDPLITPVPTSENPFREKKFFCALL; encoded by the exons aTGAAGGGCGAGACCCCCGTGAACAGCACCATGAGCATCGGGCAGGCGCGCAAGCTGGTGGAGCAGCTCAAGATCGAGGCCAGCATGTGCCGCatcaag gtgtCGAAGGCGGCGGCGGAGCTGATGTCCTACTGCGACGCCCACGCCTGCGAGGACCCCCTCATCACCCCCGTGCCCACCTCCGAGAACCCCTTCCGCGAGAAGAAGTTCTTCTGCGCCCtgctctga
- the LOC136788561 gene encoding seipin-like, whose protein sequence is MGRRGSGLKGAGPGRGRGLKGRGRGLKGRGSLAPPRPVPAVGGASERKGRGLGPASREERGGERRPRPHPVAVPPAAPSHGAAPWRPAARPRGGGGPAPLLPWVREAAAAAGLGLRRAALRGAVALSAALLLLWGSVFLYGSFYYAYMPAASFVTPVHYSFRTDCTPRGPELCSFPTANVSLLKPNRERALSPGQLYRIALELEVPESPANRQLGMFLVAATCYTRGGRAVASATRAAMLRYRSGLLRALEAVAFAGLFLAGAAEQKQTLEVELSPAYREDPYAPTLGALLEIRSRRLQLYGARLRVHAHFSGLRYLLYHFPLTSALLGIATNFAFLGRCCCWAAPGGGATGRWAGLQGAGLRGRGY, encoded by the exons ATGGG gaggagggggagtggcctaaagggggcggggcctgggagggggcggggcttaaaggggagggggcgtggcctaaagGGGCGTGGCTCGCtcgcccctccccgcccggtTCCCGcagtgggcggggcctcggagcggaaggggcggggcttgggccCGGCGTCGCGCGAGGAGCGGGGAGGCGAACGGCGCCCG CGCCCGCACCCCGTcgccgtgccccccgccgccccgtcCCATGGGGCCGCCCCATGGCGCCCGGCAGCTcggcctcgggggggggggggcccggccccgctcctgccGTGGgtgcgggaggcggcggcggccgcggggctggggctgcggcgggcGGCGCTGCGCGGGGCCGTGGCGCTGAGcgcggcgctgctgctgctctggggctcCGTCTTCCTCTACGGCTCCTTCTACTACGCCTACATGCCCGCCGCCAGCTTCGTCACCCCCGTGCACTACAGCTTCAG gaCCGACTGCACCCCGCGGGGCCCTgagctctgctccttccccaccgCCAACGTCTCGCTGCTGAAACCCAACAGGGAGAGG gcgctgTCCCCGGGGCAGCTGTACCGCATCGCGCTGGAGCTGGAGGTGCCGGAGTCGCCGGCCAACCGGCAGCTGGGGATGTTCCTGGTGGCCGCCACCTGCTACAcgcggggcggccgcgccgTCGCCTCCGCCACCCGCGCC GCGATGCTGCGCTACCGctcggggctgctgcgggcGCTGGAGGCGGTGGCGTTCGCGGGGCTCTTCCTGGCGGGGGCGGCGGAGCAGAAGCAGACGCTGGAGGTGGAGCTGAGCCCCGCCTACCGCGAGGACCCg tatgCCCCCACCCTGGGCGCCCTCCTGGAGATCCGCAGCCGCCGCCTGCAGCTCTACGGCGCCCGCCTGCGCGTGCACGCCCACTTCAGCGGCCTCCG gtacctGCTGTACCACTTCCCGCTCACCTCGGCCCTGCTGGGCATCGCCACCAACTTCGCCTTCCtggggcgctgctgctgctgggctgcgcccgggggcggggccacgggcAGGTGGGCGGGGCTacagggggcggggctacgggGGCGGGGCTAC
- the LOC136788700 gene encoding LOW QUALITY PROTEIN: distal membrane-arm assembly complex protein 1-like (The sequence of the model RefSeq protein was modified relative to this genomic sequence to represent the inferred CDS: inserted 2 bases in 1 codon), producing the protein MAEGGQAAGPRGPGGCWACRLLGGLGLMAAGLWIYRGPRASMRXGVAPSMADIAQITAAISVAAWGVVILVDPVGKQQRKAPDPG; encoded by the exons ATGGCGGAgggcgggcaggcggcggggccccggggccCGGGCGGGTGCTGGGCCTGCCGCCTGCTGGGCGGCCTCGGGCTGATGGCGGCCGGGCTCTGGATCTACCGCGGGCCGCGGGCCTCGATGCG CGGGGTGGCGCCCAGCATGGCCGACATCGCGCAGATCACCGCCGCCATCA GCGTGGCCGCGTGGGGCGTGGTCATCCTGGTGGACCCCGTGGGGAAGCAGCAGCGGAAGGCGCCCGACCCCGGCTGA